Proteins encoded together in one Nostoc sp. PCC 7524 window:
- a CDS encoding HlyD family efflux transporter periplasmic adaptor subunit, with product MKYSLLANAAQARQTKQQFARPEDQLSYELGKAVKELPALYTRLLAGTISLVVFGAIAWAHFSEIDEVAVAQGELIASTQVRPVTSLGNGEIVAIKVKEGDRVTKDQVIIQRDPDLKQTDVTRLAQATKLIQEDLQRLQAERTGANNTGSAIQDELLKSRLQDYQARQAAAEAEANRQRALIDQAKVRLTRLKDNLFSAKKSVANAQTNLVNAENISAKVEGNLEIAQSREENLRTLITPGAVPRVDYLEAKERLTRTQTEITRAKDEVTNAQNRLTEAQDRVTSLEKDIAAQVQEIRQAQEAYQAARNQLQRVASERQSEILTQINKRQEELTGVAGQLEQARKQKEGETIKAPVAGTIYKIKATKGPVQAGEELLSILPEGEEILLEVKVLNRDIGFIQKGMKAKVKMATFPFQEFGTIDGEVVQVSPNAIVDKDLGLVFPARIQLHKHTLNVRGQEVAFTPGMVATGEIVTRKKSILTFIMEPVTRRFSEAFSVR from the coding sequence ATGAAATATTCCCTATTAGCTAATGCAGCTCAAGCACGTCAAACAAAACAGCAATTTGCTAGACCCGAAGACCAACTGTCCTATGAACTGGGTAAAGCAGTTAAAGAATTACCTGCACTTTATACTAGATTGCTAGCAGGAACGATTAGCTTAGTTGTATTTGGTGCGATCGCCTGGGCGCATTTCTCCGAAATCGATGAGGTGGCAGTAGCACAAGGGGAATTAATCGCTTCCACCCAAGTACGTCCTGTGACATCTCTGGGTAATGGGGAGATTGTCGCCATTAAAGTCAAAGAAGGCGATCGCGTCACCAAAGATCAAGTTATTATTCAGCGTGACCCAGACTTAAAACAAACTGATGTCACCCGCCTAGCCCAAGCTACTAAATTAATTCAAGAAGATTTACAACGCTTACAAGCAGAACGCACAGGTGCTAATAACACCGGTAGTGCCATACAAGATGAACTATTAAAATCTCGTCTGCAAGACTACCAAGCACGTCAAGCAGCAGCAGAAGCAGAAGCCAATCGCCAACGGGCGCTGATTGATCAAGCCAAAGTGCGTCTCACCCGATTAAAAGATAATTTATTCAGTGCGAAAAAAAGTGTTGCTAATGCTCAAACTAACCTTGTCAATGCAGAAAACATCAGTGCCAAAGTTGAAGGCAATTTAGAAATTGCTCAAAGTAGAGAAGAAAATCTCCGCACTCTGATTACTCCTGGTGCTGTTCCCAGAGTAGATTACCTAGAAGCTAAAGAACGATTAACTCGCACCCAAACAGAAATTACTAGGGCAAAAGATGAAGTGACAAATGCCCAAAATCGTTTAACAGAGGCTCAAGACAGAGTTACATCCTTAGAAAAAGATATTGCTGCCCAAGTACAAGAAATTCGCCAAGCACAAGAAGCATATCAAGCAGCCCGTAATCAGCTGCAACGTGTGGCATCCGAGCGCCAAAGTGAAATTTTAACCCAGATAAATAAGCGTCAAGAAGAACTAACTGGTGTAGCTGGTCAGTTAGAACAAGCCAGAAAACAAAAAGAAGGAGAAACTATTAAAGCTCCCGTTGCAGGCACAATCTATAAAATTAAAGCCACCAAGGGGCCAGTACAAGCAGGAGAGGAATTGCTGTCCATCTTACCGGAGGGGGAAGAAATATTACTAGAGGTGAAAGTCCTCAACCGTGATATTGGTTTTATCCAAAAAGGGATGAAAGCAAAAGTGAAAATGGCAACCTTTCCCTTTCAAGAATTCGGCACAATTGATGGTGAAGTTGTGCAAGTCAGCCCCAATGCCATTGTCGATAAAGATTTAGGCTTGGTTTTTCCCGCCAGAATCCAATTGCATAAACACACTTTGAATGTTCGAGGTCAAGAAGTGGCATTTACTCCTGGAATGGTTGCTACTGGGGAAATAGTCACTCGTAAAAAGTCAATTTTGACTTTCATTATGGAACCAGTAACTCGCCGATTCAGTGAGGCATTTTCTGTGAGGTAA
- a CDS encoding SDR family oxidoreductase, translating to MFLVTGATGDIGRRVVRLLRQQAQTVRAFVRLTSRYGELEHRGADIFIGDLKCDKDIVKACQGVQYIISTHGSDSDALSLDYRANIALIDQAKAMGVQHFVFISVLGSDRGYEDAPVFKAKRAVERYLAASGINYTILRPAGLASNLLPLAERFRETGLYLLIGDPKNRTSIVSTDDLARIVVDSVKVTGARNQIFPVGGPEILFREDIPHIFSRIFNKEPIVINSPLLLVDGLRSVLGLMNPEAQKALGTFRTLLSDEFFCRKEEIANLEQTFNFQLETLESFLRRYLAV from the coding sequence ATGTTTTTAGTCACAGGAGCAACAGGAGACATTGGCCGCCGGGTTGTAAGACTCTTACGCCAACAGGCGCAGACTGTGCGAGCATTTGTCCGCCTTACCTCGCGTTACGGTGAATTAGAACACCGAGGAGCAGATATCTTTATCGGTGATTTAAAGTGTGACAAAGATATCGTCAAAGCTTGTCAGGGCGTTCAATATATCATCAGCACCCACGGTTCGGATAGCGATGCTCTTTCCTTAGATTACCGTGCTAATATTGCACTCATTGATCAGGCAAAAGCTATGGGAGTACAGCACTTTGTCTTCATTTCTGTACTCGGCTCTGACCGAGGTTATGAAGACGCTCCCGTATTTAAAGCCAAACGAGCTGTAGAACGCTATTTAGCTGCTAGTGGTATAAATTACACTATTTTACGTCCAGCCGGATTAGCATCTAATTTGCTGCCTTTGGCGGAAAGATTTCGAGAAACAGGGTTATATTTACTCATTGGTGATCCTAAAAACCGCACTTCGATTGTGAGTACAGATGATTTAGCCAGGATAGTAGTAGATTCAGTCAAGGTTACAGGCGCTCGTAACCAAATATTTCCAGTTGGAGGCCCAGAGATTTTATTCCGTGAGGACATCCCTCACATCTTTAGCCGCATCTTTAATAAAGAGCCAATAGTGATTAACTCGCCTTTATTATTGGTTGACGGATTACGGAGTGTATTGGGACTAATGAATCCCGAAGCACAAAAGGCTTTGGGAACTTTTCGGACATTGCTGTCAGATGAATTTTTCTGTAGAAAAGAGGAAATAGCTAACTTAGAGCAAACTTTCAACTTCCAATTAGAAACATTGGAAAGTTTTTTGCGGCGCTATTTAGCAGTTTGA
- the xth gene encoding exodeoxyribonuclease III, whose translation MKVATWNVNSIRTRLEQVIDWLKENPVDVLCLQETKVIDADFPRSPIEELGYHLYISGQKAYNGVALISLKPLEDVSHGFTPILPEIDPVWNEQKRVITGVWDGIRVVNLYVPNGSAIASEKYEYKLRWLTVLRKYLQTLLQAEPAICVCGDFNIALEARDIHEQVKAENHIMASAAERQALRDVLELGFADAFRKFTTEGGHFSWWDYRTAAFRRNMGWRIDHHYLTPVLYERATSCTIDISPRKLPQPSDHAPVIVEF comes from the coding sequence ATGAAAGTAGCCACTTGGAATGTTAACTCGATTCGGACTCGTTTGGAACAGGTTATTGATTGGTTAAAGGAAAATCCCGTTGATGTTCTCTGTTTGCAAGAAACCAAAGTGATAGATGCTGATTTTCCACGATCGCCCATAGAAGAATTAGGCTATCACCTTTATATTTCAGGACAAAAAGCTTATAACGGCGTAGCCTTAATTAGCCTCAAACCACTTGAGGATGTGAGTCACGGATTCACGCCGATTTTGCCAGAGATTGATCCAGTCTGGAATGAGCAAAAACGAGTAATTACGGGTGTATGGGATGGAATTCGGGTTGTGAACCTCTATGTTCCCAATGGTTCAGCGATCGCTAGTGAGAAATATGAATATAAGTTACGCTGGCTGACAGTGCTACGAAAGTATTTGCAAACACTCCTACAAGCAGAACCTGCAATCTGCGTATGTGGGGACTTTAATATTGCCCTAGAAGCCAGAGATATTCACGAACAAGTCAAAGCCGAAAATCACATCATGGCATCGGCAGCAGAGCGTCAAGCTTTACGAGATGTTCTAGAATTAGGCTTTGCTGATGCCTTTCGCAAATTCACCACTGAAGGCGGACACTTTAGTTGGTGGGATTACCGCACCGCCGCCTTCCGTCGCAATATGGGTTGGCGAATTGATCATCACTATCTCACACCAGTTCTCTACGAACGAGCCACCAGCTGCACCATTGATATCTCCCCCAGAAAGTTACCCCAACCAAGTGACCACGCACCAGTGATTGTTGAATTTTAA
- a CDS encoding zinc-dependent alcohol dehydrogenase yields MLAALLYGQEDLRLEQVADPSPEAGEVVIQVGVATTCGTDLKVWRRGGHAKMLKPPTLFGHEAAGEIIAVGAGVTGWQVGDRIVANNSAPCMKCFFCQREEYSLCPHLTWNNGTFAEYLKIPAPIVQHNMLRVPDELALELAAITEPLACVLHGVARSNVKPQDRVVVLGDGAIGLMFVAALAENTEVLLWGGNDSRLEIGEKLGAAKTFNYHQTSDIPGVVKELTDGWGADVVIEATGVPSVWETAIACARPGATVNLFGGCPRDTTITVNTEQLHYSELTLKGVFHNTPKYVRAALALIGSRKIPFELLISEQRQLKELEQVFHDMKARKVIKVGITP; encoded by the coding sequence GTGTTAGCAGCATTATTATATGGTCAGGAAGATTTACGCCTAGAACAAGTGGCTGACCCTTCTCCAGAGGCTGGGGAAGTAGTGATTCAAGTAGGAGTAGCTACAACTTGTGGCACAGATTTAAAAGTTTGGCGGCGTGGTGGTCATGCCAAAATGTTGAAACCGCCAACTCTATTTGGCCATGAAGCCGCAGGAGAGATTATAGCAGTAGGTGCGGGTGTGACGGGTTGGCAAGTAGGCGATCGCATCGTCGCCAATAACTCCGCTCCCTGCATGAAATGCTTTTTTTGTCAACGTGAAGAATATTCTCTTTGTCCCCATTTAACCTGGAATAACGGCACATTTGCCGAATATTTAAAAATTCCTGCTCCTATTGTGCAGCATAATATGTTGCGCGTTCCCGATGAATTGGCGTTGGAATTAGCAGCGATAACAGAACCCTTAGCTTGTGTGCTGCATGGAGTTGCTCGTTCTAACGTTAAACCTCAAGATAGAGTTGTAGTTTTGGGGGATGGCGCGATTGGGTTGATGTTTGTTGCAGCTTTAGCAGAAAATACTGAGGTGTTGCTGTGGGGAGGTAACGACAGCAGACTAGAAATTGGGGAAAAACTCGGTGCGGCTAAGACATTTAACTATCATCAAACATCAGATATTCCGGGTGTAGTGAAAGAACTTACCGACGGTTGGGGAGCAGATGTGGTGATTGAAGCGACAGGAGTACCTAGCGTTTGGGAAACTGCGATCGCCTGCGCCCGTCCTGGTGCTACTGTGAATTTATTCGGTGGTTGTCCTAGAGATACGACAATTACAGTCAATACAGAACAATTACATTACAGCGAACTCACCTTAAAAGGTGTTTTTCACAACACACCTAAATATGTTAGGGCTGCGCTGGCATTAATTGGTAGTCGTAAAATACCTTTTGAATTATTGATTAGTGAACAGCGACAATTAAAAGAATTAGAACAAGTTTTTCACGATATGAAAGCACGCAAAGTTATTAAAGTGGGTATTACACCTTAA
- a CDS encoding HEAT repeat domain-containing protein: protein MKYLGSTVVATVTLVLSLLTQVMSVAGQTPIQSKLSLVSVSSDTESTSPLAQVNTNSTKVTPLIEQLKTDNREDREKILVKLAAIGQEAIPTLIKALKDPDKRVRSGVSNALGRIYTEASADDASAAVPSLIVALKDSEVEVRRSAAFALSQMPLSTPVSKKQTIAPHLAIALKDQDRDVRIFAALSLESFVDNQTLLAVPELTFALQDTEPDVRTLAALALVKMNAVPVLIKALQDPNKNIRILVIDALAFIDIKHKQTLPYLRDALKDPDPDVRRHAAITLGLIGAETSALFPELRATLRHPDPSLRANATFALANIEIKPTDLLSEIIFTALNDSDEQVRLNAIYALVQEEYQTFGKELQAALKSPVPKVRPNAISILGYIGSAIINAKTNLPLPTLNSAIQEQWPNLNIQRGIVFSSFGEFYGTKIGVEPKTVFLELISALQDTDVEVRNTAGSKLFYSSAQLINTLSKSDAEIVISHFETTLKTLRNQKNLFSQQEIEALNMTLQELIKSKPN, encoded by the coding sequence ATGAAGTATTTAGGCTCAACAGTTGTTGCTACGGTTACATTAGTGCTGTCGTTGTTAACTCAAGTGATGTCTGTAGCGGGACAAACCCCTATTCAGAGTAAACTTTCGTTGGTTTCAGTCTCCTCCGACACAGAATCAACATCACCACTAGCACAAGTTAATACTAACAGCACAAAAGTTACACCTCTAATTGAACAGTTGAAAACTGACAACAGAGAAGACCGGGAAAAAATCCTGGTAAAGTTAGCGGCAATTGGTCAAGAGGCAATTCCTACTTTGATCAAAGCATTAAAAGACCCAGATAAGCGAGTACGTAGTGGAGTTAGCAACGCTTTGGGTAGAATTTACACTGAAGCCTCTGCTGATGATGCCTCTGCTGCTGTACCTAGTCTGATTGTTGCGCTCAAAGACTCAGAAGTAGAAGTACGCCGCAGTGCTGCTTTTGCATTGAGTCAGATGCCTTTATCTACGCCCGTGTCCAAAAAACAAACTATTGCACCTCACCTTGCTATAGCTCTGAAAGACCAGGATAGAGATGTGCGTATTTTCGCAGCCCTATCTTTGGAGTCATTTGTTGACAATCAAACGTTATTAGCTGTGCCAGAACTCACTTTTGCTCTCCAAGACACAGAACCGGATGTACGTACCCTTGCTGCTTTAGCTTTGGTTAAGATGAATGCTGTACCAGTGCTGATTAAAGCCCTTCAAGACCCAAATAAGAATATACGTATTCTGGTTATTGATGCTTTAGCATTCATAGATATAAAGCACAAACAAACACTACCATACCTGAGAGATGCTCTGAAAGATCCAGATCCTGATGTGCGTCGTCATGCAGCTATAACTTTGGGTTTAATAGGTGCAGAAACCTCTGCGCTTTTCCCTGAACTCAGAGCGACTCTCCGACATCCAGATCCAAGCTTACGTGCTAATGCTACTTTTGCCTTAGCGAATATAGAAATAAAACCTACTGATTTGTTATCAGAGATTATTTTTACTGCACTAAATGATTCGGATGAGCAAGTACGCCTTAACGCTATTTATGCTTTAGTACAAGAAGAATATCAAACTTTTGGCAAAGAACTTCAAGCGGCTCTCAAATCTCCTGTACCAAAGGTACGACCAAATGCTATTAGTATTTTGGGATATATTGGATCGGCAATAATTAATGCAAAAACTAATTTACCTCTGCCAACACTAAATTCGGCTATCCAAGAACAATGGCCAAATTTAAATATTCAACGTGGAATAGTTTTCTCCAGTTTTGGTGAGTTTTATGGAACAAAAATTGGTGTTGAACCAAAAACTGTTTTTTTAGAACTCATATCTGCTCTTCAAGATACAGATGTTGAAGTACGTAATACTGCTGGTTCAAAATTGTTTTATAGCTCTGCACAGCTAATAAATACTTTATCTAAATCTGATGCCGAAATAGTAATATCTCATTTTGAGACAACTTTAAAAACATTGCGAAATCAAAAAAATCTTTTCTCACAACAAGAAATAGAGGCACTGAACATGACTTTACAGGAGCTAATCAAGTCGAAACCAAATTAA
- a CDS encoding DUF5674 family protein: MVLIIREAATPQEIEEMLKTWDVFIKIAVDIERQILAGGGVRHYECEQELLKDGSKQRYIWGADWSPYTQEIVFESIINIRPSQNNRSMIIQSPQIREQVSQITQQLLGGL; this comes from the coding sequence TTGGTTTTAATTATCCGTGAAGCTGCTACCCCTCAAGAGATAGAGGAAATGCTGAAAACCTGGGATGTATTTATTAAAATAGCAGTAGATATAGAACGTCAAATTCTAGCAGGTGGTGGCGTTCGCCATTACGAATGTGAACAAGAATTGCTTAAAGACGGTAGCAAACAACGATATATTTGGGGTGCTGATTGGTCTCCTTACACTCAAGAGATCGTATTTGAGTCAATTATTAACATTCGCCCCAGTCAAAACAATCGTAGTATGATCATCCAATCTCCACAAATTCGAGAACAAGTTAGTCAAATTACCCAGCAATTGCTAGGAGGACTGTAA
- the crtD gene encoding C-3',4' desaturase CrtD, producing MSNIIVNLQKPRVIVIGAGIGGLTAGALLAHSGYSVLILDQAIVPGGCASTFKRQGFTFDVGATQVAGLEPGGIHHRIFAELEIDLPEATPCDPACAVYLPGESTPINVWRDPEKWREERQRQFPGSEPFWQLMATLFNASWEFQGRDPVLPPRNLWDLGQLIQAVRPSTFITAPFTFLTVGDALRLFGLGNDRRLRTFLDLQLKLYSQVNAEETALLYAATALSVSQLPQGLFHLQGSMQVLSDRLVSALERDGGKLLMRHTVEQIKVEKGKATAVVIRNQKTGEVWTEAADHVVANVTVQNLVQLLGEKAPIGYKQRVEKLPPASGAFVVYLGVDASAIPYDCPPHLQFMYDADGVIGENNSLFVSVSHGGDGRAPAGKATIIASSFVDAEQWWRTEDYPALKQQYTQDAIAKLAQYFYLKPETIVYQEAATPRTFAYYTGRDRGIVGGIGQRIPTFGPFGFANRTPIQGLWLVGDSTHPGEGTAGVSYSALTVVRQIQAQ from the coding sequence ATGTCTAATATTATTGTTAACCTACAAAAACCCCGTGTAATCGTCATCGGTGCTGGAATTGGCGGACTGACGGCTGGTGCATTGTTAGCCCATAGTGGTTACAGCGTGTTAATTCTCGACCAAGCCATTGTCCCAGGCGGATGTGCTTCCACATTTAAACGCCAAGGATTTACGTTTGATGTCGGTGCAACCCAAGTTGCAGGGTTAGAACCAGGGGGTATTCATCATCGGATATTTGCGGAACTAGAAATAGATTTACCAGAGGCTACCCCTTGTGATCCTGCTTGTGCAGTCTATTTACCTGGGGAAAGCACACCGATTAATGTTTGGCGTGATCCTGAGAAATGGCGGGAAGAACGACAAAGACAGTTTCCTGGTAGCGAACCATTTTGGCAACTGATGGCGACTTTATTTAACGCTAGTTGGGAGTTCCAGGGACGTGATCCTGTGTTGCCACCCCGTAATTTATGGGATTTAGGGCAGTTAATTCAAGCAGTGCGTCCGAGTACCTTTATTACTGCACCTTTTACTTTTTTAACTGTAGGTGATGCTTTAAGGTTATTTGGTTTAGGAAATGACAGGCGACTCAGGACATTTTTAGATTTACAACTCAAGCTATATTCTCAAGTCAACGCGGAAGAAACAGCTTTACTTTACGCCGCTACAGCCTTGAGTGTGTCCCAACTACCCCAAGGATTATTTCACCTCCAAGGTAGTATGCAGGTATTGAGCGATCGCCTAGTCTCAGCCTTAGAAAGAGACGGTGGTAAATTATTAATGCGCCACACTGTCGAACAAATCAAAGTTGAAAAAGGCAAAGCTACGGCTGTGGTGATTAGAAATCAAAAAACAGGCGAAGTCTGGACGGAAGCCGCAGATCATGTAGTTGCTAATGTCACTGTACAGAACTTAGTGCAACTATTGGGAGAAAAGGCCCCCATTGGCTATAAACAACGTGTAGAAAAGCTACCCCCAGCATCCGGTGCGTTTGTGGTGTATTTGGGTGTAGATGCTAGCGCGATTCCTTACGATTGTCCGCCGCATTTACAGTTTATGTATGATGCAGATGGAGTCATTGGGGAGAATAATTCTTTATTTGTGTCGGTAAGTCATGGGGGTGATGGACGCGCACCAGCAGGGAAAGCCACAATTATTGCTTCCTCCTTTGTAGATGCTGAACAGTGGTGGCGTACTGAAGATTACCCCGCATTAAAACAGCAGTATACCCAAGATGCGATCGCTAAACTAGCCCAATACTTTTATCTCAAACCGGAAACCATAGTTTATCAAGAAGCCGCCACACCCCGAACTTTTGCTTACTATACTGGGCGCGATCGCGGTATAGTTGGCGGTATCGGTCAAAGAATCCCCACCTTTGGCCCCTTTGGTTTTGCTAATCGTACACCCATTCAGGGTTTATGGTTAGTCGGTGACTCCACCCATCCAGGCGAAGGTACAGCCGGGGTAAGTTATTCCGCCTTGACAGTAGTTAGACAAATTCAGGCACAATAA
- a CDS encoding cyclic nucleotide-binding domain-containing protein — MYLDKYLHPTIQPNLSLANNSTATIPTQLAGAILEQPLPLITDIIHDVADCGSWLSVHQIWGQLPPEALQAIANSFHYFRVAPQTLIYQEGQTPTGLYLLKSGKVEIFRESLIGQLLIRYRHAGDLFGYTLIANAVEGHYQTSAIALTQSEVLFLPKAAFQRLIVEHPTIQQVIHSQLSQDLHEYAIRIAWSQVRIQSLQSYIQPVPSQTDIIGSSKAAQKLTQQINQAAANLKPVILQAQVGTGKTFVSGLIHAHSELASQPFAEMDCANLPRAEDGRLNTDALFGRVEEQPGILELLERGTLLLA, encoded by the coding sequence GTGTACCTAGACAAATATCTTCATCCCACGATTCAGCCAAACCTGAGTTTGGCAAATAATTCCACAGCCACCATTCCCACTCAACTGGCGGGGGCAATTCTGGAGCAACCACTGCCATTAATCACAGATATCATTCATGATGTGGCAGATTGTGGGAGTTGGCTGAGTGTGCATCAGATTTGGGGACAATTGCCACCAGAAGCACTACAAGCGATCGCCAATTCGTTTCATTACTTTCGCGTCGCACCCCAAACCCTCATCTACCAAGAGGGACAAACCCCCACAGGCCTTTACTTGTTAAAGTCGGGCAAGGTGGAGATATTTCGAGAATCTTTGATTGGTCAATTGCTGATTCGGTATCGCCATGCAGGGGATTTGTTTGGTTATACTTTAATTGCGAATGCAGTAGAGGGACATTATCAAACAAGTGCGATCGCTCTCACGCAAAGCGAAGTTTTATTTCTACCGAAAGCAGCATTTCAGCGTCTCATTGTTGAACACCCTACAATTCAACAGGTGATTCATTCCCAGCTTTCTCAAGATTTGCATGAGTATGCCATTCGGATTGCTTGGTCACAAGTGCGGATTCAATCGTTACAATCTTACATCCAGCCAGTACCCAGTCAGACAGATATTATCGGCAGTAGTAAAGCAGCACAAAAGCTGACACAACAGATTAATCAAGCAGCCGCAAATCTCAAGCCTGTAATCTTACAAGCACAGGTAGGCACAGGTAAAACATTCGTGTCAGGTTTAATTCATGCTCACTCAGAACTAGCATCTCAACCCTTCGCGGAAATGGACTGTGCAAATTTACCGCGTGCAGAGGATGGCCGACTGAATACAGATGCCTTGTTTGGTAGGGTAGAGGAGCAACCGGGGATTTTAGAACTTTTGGAGCGAGGTACACTGCTGTTAGCTTGA
- a CDS encoding 4Fe-4S binding protein — MSHNVQVLSEGDRTRLIHYLKTGLILPNHGIVGKINLATTPPQPVQSWVRLILASPNKLELPDIDAITIKLFSLPQRKADIPDFARHFLNQFCREQNRPLLKLDQSDLRRLISYDYPGNLAELAEILHRAVTMTPQGHSVIPEQVLWSVQSTKNAFRLDLLTHVPWLRQVLLSRWYPDGIWILMMVVFVPVIILGFIGSQERDSSVTLNLFWAWWWPGYLFLFAFVGRLWCAVCPFMITGEWIRRISLWLFPRQQLTWNTQWLNRWGGWIVFSGFVAIYLWEKLWDLPHHAYLSAWLLLTIAAGAVIFSLIYERRLWCRYLCPIGGMNGMFAKLSMIELRSTQQVCGSQCNTFGCYKGTEKTPITFAEALENEGQATGGCPLYSHPAQLQDNRDCMLCMTCLKGCPNRSAQLNLRFPASDLLDNHQGFWAEVALLLLLLGGVFMHHSQTILEWLGWAAVPVDADHLPISIPVALVLLSIPAVLTYFTHAIARLLDAEQPDYLTVIYAYLPLTLAANLTHYIPAALTEAGQIIPVLARTLGYSGAGLPTLTWNLDVAQFLQGVTLLSAMVFSPYPLLRITRRSLFQNIPHLLLMLGLTAFFFKLMLAN, encoded by the coding sequence ATGTCACATAATGTGCAGGTATTGAGTGAAGGCGATCGCACTCGCTTAATCCACTACCTCAAAACCGGATTAATTCTACCCAATCACGGTATTGTGGGCAAAATTAATCTCGCTACTACACCTCCCCAACCTGTTCAATCTTGGGTGCGCCTCATCTTAGCATCACCCAACAAACTAGAATTACCTGATATTGATGCCATCACCATCAAACTTTTTAGCCTACCCCAACGCAAAGCCGACATTCCAGATTTCGCCCGCCACTTCTTAAATCAGTTTTGCCGGGAACAGAATCGCCCCTTGTTAAAACTAGATCAATCTGATTTGCGCCGCTTGATTAGCTACGACTACCCCGGAAACTTGGCGGAACTAGCAGAGATTTTGCACCGAGCCGTGACTATGACACCACAGGGACATTCAGTCATCCCAGAACAAGTATTATGGTCGGTGCAATCAACCAAAAACGCTTTTCGGCTTGACTTATTAACTCATGTACCCTGGTTGCGGCAAGTGTTGCTAAGTCGTTGGTATCCTGACGGCATCTGGATATTAATGATGGTAGTTTTTGTACCTGTGATTATCCTGGGTTTTATCGGCTCTCAAGAACGAGATAGCAGCGTCACCCTGAATTTATTTTGGGCTTGGTGGTGGCCTGGTTATCTGTTCCTATTTGCCTTTGTTGGTCGTCTTTGGTGTGCCGTTTGTCCATTTATGATCACCGGAGAATGGATACGGCGAATTTCTCTATGGCTATTTCCCCGCCAACAACTCACCTGGAACACCCAATGGTTGAACCGTTGGGGAGGTTGGATTGTGTTCAGTGGCTTTGTAGCAATTTACCTATGGGAAAAACTTTGGGACTTACCCCACCATGCTTACCTGTCTGCATGGTTGTTGTTGACAATTGCAGCCGGAGCAGTGATTTTCAGCCTGATTTACGAACGTCGATTATGGTGTCGGTATCTTTGCCCCATCGGTGGGATGAACGGGATGTTCGCCAAACTATCAATGATTGAGTTGCGCTCAACTCAACAAGTGTGCGGCAGTCAGTGCAACACCTTTGGCTGTTATAAAGGTACAGAAAAAACCCCTATCACCTTTGCCGAAGCCTTAGAAAACGAAGGACAAGCCACGGGGGGATGTCCACTCTATTCACATCCAGCGCAATTACAGGACAACCGCGATTGTATGCTGTGCATGACTTGCCTGAAAGGTTGCCCCAATCGCTCCGCACAACTGAATTTACGATTTCCGGCTTCGGATTTATTGGACAATCATCAAGGATTTTGGGCAGAAGTCGCCTTGTTACTGTTGTTATTAGGTGGTGTGTTCATGCACCATTCTCAGACGATTTTAGAATGGTTGGGATGGGCTGCTGTTCCTGTGGATGCTGATCATTTGCCGATCAGTATTCCTGTTGCTCTTGTACTCTTGAGTATTCCTGCTGTATTGACTTATTTTACTCATGCGATCGCTCGTCTCCTCGATGCAGAGCAACCGGACTATCTCACCGTCATCTATGCCTATCTCCCCTTAACCCTAGCAGCCAATCTCACTCATTACATCCCTGCTGCGCTCACTGAAGCGGGGCAAATTATCCCAGTGTTAGCCAGGACACTAGGTTACAGTGGTGCAGGCTTACCGACACTCACCTGGAATTTAGATGTAGCGCAATTCTTGCAAGGTGTGACTCTACTTTCAGCGATGGTATTTAGTCCTTATCCATTATTGCGGATTACGAGGCGATCGCTATTCCAAAACATTCCCCATCTGTTGCTGATGTTGGGTTTGACGGCATTCTTTTTTAAGTTGATGCTAGCAAATTAA